The following are from one region of the Arcobacter defluvii genome:
- the uvrC gene encoding excinuclease ABC subunit UvrC yields the protein MNLHEKLKQLPNDSGVYQYFDKDGHLLYIGKAKVLKNRVKSYFKFVPKLQPADKLSPRIYKMISEVEALEWIVVPNEHDALILENSLIKQLKPKYNILLRDDKTYPYIFIDYNEDFPRLEITRKIHKSKNIKYFGPYSTGAKDMLDSIYEIVPLVQKKSCVKGKKACLFHQIQKCYAPCENKISKDDYAKIVENALEFIYNKTKLISKLNEKMLQYSNDFRFEEAMTLRDRIKTIEKSQIKTGIDLATNEDIDIFVITTNNKKAVIVRMFLRDGKLTSSSHDFLKIDNFTQEFDFDYEEAYKRAIINYYDNEIPLLPKEILVGCELEETKEIEEFLYTRFNKKIKIINPKKDKKKDIVQIAFNNCDELLRLESSKNQTSIYEDLKELFTLQTLPYIIESFDNSHMMGQATVGAMIVWNETLNSFDKKAFRHYNLESKDEYSQMREMLIRRVESFEKNPAPDLWIIDGGETLLKLAYDIVQSVGVNLDIIAIAKEKLDAKAHRAKGAAKDIIHYKNKNGEFKSFNLLTSDKRLQFVQRQRDEAHRFAITFHKKQKRAQDKQISLLQIKGIGEAKIKKLLLYFGEFEKIKNASLEELKNVLNEKDANTILNYFIASKD from the coding sequence ATGAATTTACATGAGAAACTAAAACAACTTCCTAATGATTCGGGAGTTTATCAATACTTTGATAAAGATGGTCATTTACTTTATATTGGAAAAGCAAAAGTTCTAAAAAATAGAGTTAAGTCATATTTTAAATTTGTGCCAAAACTACAACCAGCAGATAAACTAAGTCCAAGAATTTATAAAATGATTAGCGAAGTTGAAGCTCTTGAGTGGATTGTTGTACCAAATGAACATGATGCACTTATTTTAGAAAATTCATTAATCAAGCAATTAAAACCAAAATATAATATTTTACTTCGTGATGATAAAACATATCCATATATTTTTATTGATTACAATGAAGATTTTCCAAGACTTGAAATCACAAGAAAAATACATAAAAGCAAAAATATAAAATATTTTGGACCTTATTCAACAGGTGCAAAAGATATGCTTGATAGCATTTATGAGATTGTTCCATTAGTTCAAAAAAAATCTTGTGTAAAAGGTAAAAAAGCTTGTCTATTTCATCAAATACAAAAATGTTATGCTCCGTGCGAAAATAAGATTTCAAAAGATGATTATGCAAAAATAGTAGAAAATGCCTTAGAATTTATCTATAATAAAACAAAACTCATTTCTAAACTAAATGAAAAAATGCTTCAATATTCAAATGATTTTAGATTTGAAGAGGCAATGACTTTAAGAGATAGAATCAAAACTATTGAAAAATCACAAATAAAAACTGGAATTGATTTAGCTACAAATGAAGATATTGATATTTTCGTAATAACTACAAACAATAAAAAAGCAGTAATTGTACGAATGTTTTTAAGAGATGGAAAATTAACTTCATCAAGTCATGACTTTTTAAAAATTGATAATTTTACACAAGAGTTTGATTTTGATTATGAAGAGGCTTATAAAAGAGCTATTATAAACTATTATGACAATGAAATTCCTCTTTTACCAAAAGAGATTTTAGTTGGATGTGAATTAGAAGAAACAAAAGAGATTGAAGAATTTTTATATACAAGATTTAATAAAAAGATAAAAATTATAAATCCTAAAAAAGATAAGAAAAAAGATATTGTTCAAATTGCCTTTAATAACTGTGATGAACTTTTAAGACTAGAATCATCAAAAAATCAAACTTCTATTTATGAGGATTTAAAAGAGTTATTTACTCTTCAAACTCTTCCATATATAATTGAAAGTTTTGATAACTCTCATATGATGGGACAAGCAACTGTTGGAGCTATGATAGTTTGGAATGAAACTTTAAACTCTTTTGATAAAAAAGCTTTTAGACACTATAATCTTGAATCAAAAGACGAATACTCTCAAATGAGAGAAATGTTAATAAGAAGAGTTGAAAGTTTTGAAAAAAATCCGGCACCTGATTTGTGGATAATAGATGGTGGAGAAACTCTTTTGAAACTGGCATATGACATAGTACAATCTGTTGGAGTTAATCTTGATATTATTGCAATTGCAAAAGAAAAACTTGATGCAAAAGCTCACAGAGCAAAAGGTGCAGCAAAAGATATAATTCATTATAAAAATAAAAATGGTGAATTTAAAAGTTTTAACTTATTAACAAGTGATAAAAGATTACAATTCGTTCAAAGACAAAGGGATGAAGCTCACAGATTTGCTATAACATTCCATAAAAAACAGAAAAGAGCCCAAGATAAACAAATTTCTTTATTACAAATCAAAGGAATTGGTGAAGCAAAAATCAAAAAGCTTCTTTTATATTTTGGAGAATTTGAAAAAATAAAAAATGCATCTTTAGAAGAATTAAAAAATGTATTAAATGAAAAAGATGCAAATACAATTTTAAATTATTTTATAGCCTCAAAGGATTAA
- a CDS encoding N-acetyltransferase — translation MKVIELNREEYLISVKKIADFKSLSFSKNALEWWDNYYSWEKFPPICLINDKNKHLCYLFYSISKDNEYLTIHNLLTPNIHRHNGYAYKLLKYLFNHLSNQDIKRFKMNCVSSSLDFYNKLGLEYWGINDLSQYYCDFKMPNLDISEIPQIVKDSKLSELSDERVLQIFESLKNNGTTLDDKMKEKFEDSKEKLKGKYHFDLLLKRAIKVKNDI, via the coding sequence ATGAAAGTTATTGAATTAAACAGAGAAGAGTATCTTATCTCAGTAAAAAAAATTGCTGATTTTAAAAGTTTATCATTTTCAAAAAATGCTCTTGAATGGTGGGATAATTATTATAGTTGGGAAAAATTTCCACCAATTTGTTTAATTAATGATAAAAACAAACATTTATGTTATTTATTTTACTCTATTTCAAAAGATAATGAATATTTAACTATTCATAATTTATTAACACCAAATATACATAGACATAATGGATATGCTTATAAATTATTAAAATATCTTTTTAATCATTTATCAAATCAAGATATTAAAAGATTTAAGATGAATTGTGTGAGTTCGTCTTTAGATTTTTATAATAAATTAGGATTGGAATATTGGGGAATAAATGATTTATCTCAATATTATTGTGATTTCAAAATGCCAAATTTAGATATTAGTGAAATTCCTCAAATAGTAAAAGATTCAAAATTAAGTGAATTAAGTGATGAAAGAGTTTTACAAATATTTGAATCATTAAAAAACAACGGAACAACATTGGATGATAAGATGAAAGAAAAATTTGAAGATTCTAAAGAAAAACTAAAAGGCAAATATCATTTTGATTTACTTCTAAAAAGAGCTATAAAAGTTAAAAATGATATATGA
- a CDS encoding diguanylate cyclase produces the protein MKNKNLLIYFTVTMIFCFTLFIIKYISDTKNDYQKISEKILFQQASTLFNNIVNTRKWSSDHGAVYIKAHDGIKPNPYLQDNHEYTKNGELLIKMNPAWMTRQISEMSNKKENYFFKITSLNPLNPINAPDDFEKLALKSLKNSNEEFYTSIGKYKYDFVAPLKVEVSCLECHNTNNYKVGDIIGGIRVSIPTEHYTENIEIINSKTNLLYLVTFFTSIIFIIIITFTIHSIYTRELNIMKLNKTLESKVNQRTKELRRANKKLLEISTIDYLTNLSNRRHFFDIGIKAFHLAKREKNDLSIICIDIDFFKQINDNYGHHIGDEILKLIANKMSKCVRKSDILARTGGEEFTILLNNTNENSAFILAEKLRNIVETSSYKNDEIDVKITISLGISQLKDDDEDLDSIILRADRALYIAKKDSRNKTVIYHF, from the coding sequence ATGAAAAATAAAAATTTACTTATTTATTTTACAGTTACAATGATATTTTGTTTTACACTTTTTATAATAAAATATATAAGTGATACAAAAAATGATTATCAAAAGATTTCTGAAAAAATATTATTTCAACAAGCATCAACACTATTTAATAACATAGTAAATACCAGAAAATGGAGTTCTGATCACGGTGCAGTTTATATAAAAGCACATGATGGAATAAAACCAAATCCTTATTTACAAGATAATCATGAATATACTAAAAATGGTGAATTACTTATAAAAATGAATCCTGCTTGGATGACAAGACAAATATCAGAAATGTCTAACAAAAAAGAAAATTATTTTTTCAAAATTACCAGTTTGAACCCTCTGAATCCAATAAATGCTCCTGATGATTTTGAAAAACTTGCATTAAAGAGTTTGAAAAATAGTAATGAAGAATTTTATACAAGTATAGGAAAATATAAATATGATTTTGTTGCACCTTTAAAAGTTGAAGTATCTTGTCTGGAGTGTCATAATACAAATAACTATAAAGTTGGAGATATAATTGGAGGAATAAGAGTTAGTATTCCAACTGAACATTATACAGAAAATATAGAGATTATAAACTCAAAAACCAATTTACTTTATCTTGTTACATTTTTTACTTCGATTATATTCATAATAATTATTACATTTACAATTCATTCTATTTATACAAGAGAATTAAATATCATGAAACTAAATAAAACTCTTGAAAGTAAAGTTAATCAAAGAACAAAAGAGTTAAGAAGAGCAAATAAAAAATTACTAGAAATTTCAACTATTGATTATTTAACAAATTTATCAAATCGACGACATTTTTTTGATATTGGAATAAAAGCTTTTCATTTAGCAAAAAGAGAAAAAAATGATTTATCAATAATTTGTATTGATATTGATTTTTTTAAACAAATAAATGATAATTATGGTCATCATATTGGAGATGAAATTTTAAAACTTATTGCAAATAAAATGTCAAAATGTGTAAGAAAATCAGATATTCTTGCAAGAACTGGTGGAGAAGAGTTTACTATTTTATTAAATAATACTAATGAAAATAGCGCATTTATTCTTGCAGAAAAACTAAGAAATATAGTCGAAACTTCAAGTTATAAAAATGATGAAATTGATGTAAAAATTACTATTAGCTTAGGAATTAGCCAACTAAAAGATGATGATGAAGATTTAGATTCTATTATATTAAGAGCAGATCGAGCGCTTTATATTGCAAAAAAAGATTCAAGAAATAAAACTGTCATATATCATTTTTAA
- a CDS encoding choline/ethanolamine kinase family protein, with translation MTIEELETYNIFKEKLLSLELLKNQGFNNISYLLKTSINSYVIRVFKSNSSVNISREFEFKIQKLAYKKDICSKPIFLNNKFMVYEYQKGFHKTKLKTHELKTLVLKIKKLHQIKIKTISYNIKKDLLSYKKILKDEKSQKLLQNSFKNLNILKKYKKELVLTHHDLNPKNIIFRNNKIKIIDWEYVGTNDKFFDLASVCIEFSLNNIEEKILLKTYLKKIKKNDIKKLELYKKIYKNLCTLWFINYE, from the coding sequence TTGACTATTGAAGAATTAGAAACATATAATATTTTTAAAGAAAAATTATTAAGCCTTGAATTACTAAAAAATCAAGGGTTTAATAATATAAGTTATCTTTTAAAAACATCTATCAACTCTTATGTAATCAGAGTTTTCAAATCAAATAGTAGTGTAAATATTAGTAGAGAATTTGAATTTAAAATCCAAAAACTTGCATACAAAAAAGATATTTGTTCAAAACCTATTTTTTTAAATAATAAATTTATGGTTTATGAATATCAAAAGGGATTTCATAAAACAAAATTGAAAACTCATGAACTTAAAACTCTTGTTTTAAAAATAAAAAAACTACATCAAATAAAAATAAAAACTATATCTTATAATATAAAAAAAGATTTACTTTCATATAAAAAAATTCTAAAAGATGAAAAAAGTCAAAAACTTTTACAAAACTCTTTTAAAAATCTCAATATATTAAAAAAGTACAAAAAAGAATTAGTTTTAACGCATCATGATCTAAATCCCAAAAATATAATTTTTAGAAATAATAAAATAAAAATAATTGATTGGGAATATGTTGGAACAAATGATAAATTTTTTGATTTAGCTTCTGTTTGTATAGAGTTTTCATTAAATAATATAGAAGAAAAAATATTATTAAAAACATATTTAAAAAAAATTAAAAAAAATGATATTAAAAAATTAGAACTTTATAAAAAAATATATAAAAATCTTTGTACTTTATGGTTTATAAATTATGAATAA
- the pnuC gene encoding nicotinamide riboside transporter PnuC, with product MLAVFLSITYLVLAIKQNLWCWAAAFFSTLIYSILFFDASLLMDSFLNIFYLIMALYGWYSWKFGNITQIEKELEISSYSFSKNIKIILSLTIISLCLGYYMANYTRADYAYLDTFTTVFAVFATYMLTKKVLENWLYWVVIDAVSIYIYIHKGFYLTAVLFSIYTILAIIAFKQWKKEYISFDY from the coding sequence ATGTTAGCAGTTTTTTTATCAATTACATATCTAGTACTTGCTATAAAACAAAATCTTTGGTGTTGGGCTGCTGCATTTTTTAGTACATTAATTTATAGTATTTTGTTTTTTGATGCTTCACTTTTGATGGATAGTTTTTTAAATATTTTTTATCTAATAATGGCTCTTTATGGTTGGTATTCTTGGAAATTTGGAAATATAACCCAAATAGAAAAAGAACTTGAAATAAGTAGTTATAGTTTTTCTAAAAATATAAAAATCATCCTTTCTTTGACAATTATCTCTTTATGTTTGGGATATTATATGGCAAATTATACAAGAGCAGATTATGCATATTTAGATACATTTACAACTGTTTTTGCTGTTTTTGCTACTTATATGCTTACAAAAAAAGTATTAGAAAATTGGCTTTATTGGGTTGTTATAGATGCTGTTTCGATTTATATTTATATACATAAAGGTTTTTATTTAACAGCTGTTTTATTTTCAATATATACTATTCTTGCAATAATTGCATTTAAACAATGGAAAAAAGAGTATATAAGTTTTGACTATTGA
- a CDS encoding glutathione peroxidase codes for MSIYDFNVKTIDGKEISMSKYKGKVLLIVNVASKCGFTGQYEGLETLFEKYKNKDFMILGFPSNQFANQEPESNEKIKEFCSLTYDVKFDMFAKIDVNGKNESPLYTFLKNEQKGILGTKDIKWNFTKFLVDKDGNIVNRYGSSTTPESIEKDILNLL; via the coding sequence ATGAGTATTTATGATTTTAATGTAAAAACAATTGATGGTAAAGAGATTTCAATGTCAAAATATAAAGGCAAAGTTCTTTTGATTGTAAATGTTGCAAGTAAATGTGGATTTACAGGTCAATATGAAGGATTAGAAACTCTTTTTGAGAAATATAAAAATAAAGATTTTATGATTTTAGGATTTCCATCAAATCAATTTGCAAATCAAGAACCTGAATCAAATGAAAAAATCAAAGAGTTTTGTAGTTTAACATATGATGTAAAATTTGATATGTTTGCAAAAATAGATGTAAATGGAAAAAATGAATCTCCTTTATATACTTTTTTAAAAAATGAACAAAAAGGTATTTTAGGAACAAAAGATATAAAATGGAACTTTACAAAATTTTTAGTTGATAAAGATGGAAATATTGTAAATAGATATGGAAGTTCTACGACTCCTGAATCAATAGAAAAAGATATATTAAATCTTTTATAA